One Amblyomma americanum isolate KBUSLIRL-KWMA chromosome 8, ASM5285725v1, whole genome shotgun sequence DNA window includes the following coding sequences:
- the Cht7 gene encoding chitinase 7 translates to MKPRWLFLAIMATWSVTDAIAARRPLRKVSLTSPSAPSGGTNKKIVCYFTNWAQYRQGDGKFLPEDIDPTLCTHIIYAFGWMKKHKLSSFDASDDTKNGKKGLYERVIDLKKKNPNLKVLLAVGGWSFGTQRFKEMASNSYNRRLFIFSSLNFLRRRKFDGLDLDWEFPRGNEDKKNFVELVKELREAFEAESKEKKLPRLLLTAAVSAGAETIRGGYDVPAVAAYVDFLNVMSYDFHGKWESMTGHNSPLYAQANETTWRKQLCMDFGVKTWERLGAPKEKIVVGTGTYGRTFTLANPKKNGMNAPSSGGGDAGQFTKEAGFLAYYEICDMLKKGAEYVWDDEQLVPYAYLGNQWVGFDDERSIRAKMNWIKTNGYAGAMVWTVDMDDFRGRCTTKTWPLIGAMAEELLGRPSRGPKNLLPIVKKPRTTGGKPATTTTAPNALKRADTLKPASSTLPVKDEAAEPDTNARVVCYYTNWSSKRKAKGHYEPEDIDPTLCTHVIYAFANIKEYKIVSTEPVDEGDGGAKKGFWERIVALKAKNPLLRVMLAVGGWMLGSAPFREVTENSYRQSLFVFNAIDFLREKGFDGLDVDWEFPRGADDKKRLAGLIKELKVAFDGEALASKKPRLLLSMAAPASFEAISAGYDVEELNKHVDMINMMTYDFHGDWERQVGHHSPLFPLYTASNFQKKLTVDYSAGEWVRKGASKEKLLVGIPTYGRTFTLGDNNLTDIGAPSTAGGKPGNYTGETGFLSFFEICDLLRSGATLVWDNEQMVPYAYKDDQWVGFDDQRSLKLKVQWLKQAGYGGVMVWSVDLDDFRGSCTGQSYPLLTAIKEELKGYKVANLEVASSNVFNSYGQLVDPDEVVCDEEDGHISYHLDKKDCTMYYMCEGKRRHHMPCPTNLVFNLNESVCDWPENVDDCKHVAKT, encoded by the exons GCCCCTCAGCGCCAAGCGGCGGAACAAACAAGAAGATTGTCTGCTACTTCACCAACTGGGCACAGTACCGCCAGGGCGACGGCAAGTTCTTGCCGGAGGACATTGACCCCACGCTGTGCACGCACATCATCTACGCCTTCGGCTGGATGAAGAAGCACAAGCTGTCCAGCTTCGACGCCTCCGACGACACCAAGAATGGCAAGAAGGGCCTCTACGAGCGTGTTATTGACCTCAAGAAGAAGAACCCCAATCTCAAGGTCCTCCTCGCTGTCG GTGGCTGGTCGTTCGGCACTCAGCGATTCAAGGAGATGGCTTCCAACAGCTACAACCGACGCCTCTTCATCTTCAGCTCTCTGAACTTCCTGCGCAGGCGCAAGTTTGACGGTCTTGACCTCGACTGGGAGTTCCCGCGCGGAAATGAGGACAAGAAGAACTTTGTCGAACTAGTCAAG GAACTCCGCGAGGCGTTTGAGGCCGAGTCCAAGGAAAAGAAGCTGCCGCGACTGCTGCTCACCGCAGCCGTGTCTGCCGGGGCGGAGACCATCCGCGGGGGATACGACGTGCCCGCCGTTGCCGCATACGTCGACTTCCTGAACGTCATGTCGTACGATTTCCACGGAAAGTGGGAGAGCATGACTGGACACAACAGTCCACTCTACGCGCAGGCCAACGAGACCACGTGGAGGAAGCAGCTCTGCATG GACTTCGGCGTGAAGACGTGGGAGCGTTTGGGTGCTCCAAAGGAGAAGATAGTCGTGGGTACCGGCACCTACGGTCGTACCTTCACTCTCGCCAATCCCAAGAAGAACGGCATGAACGCTCCTTCTTCGGGCGGAGGCGATGCTGGACAGTTCACTAAGGAGGCCGGCTTCCTCGCGTACTACGAG ATATGTGATATGCTGAAGAAAGGCGCTGAGTACGTCTGGGACGACGAGCAGCTGGTACCGTACGCCTACCTCGGTAACCAGTGGGTTGGCTTCGACGACGAGAGGAGCATCAGGGCAAAG ATGAATTGGATCAAGACAAACGGCTACGCCGGAGCCATGGTCTGGACCGTGGACATGGACGACTTCCGCGGCCGATGCACAACAAAGACGTGGCCGCTTATCGGCGCCATGGCCGAGGAGCTGCTGGGAAGACCCAGCCGGGGCCCGAAGAACCTGCTTCCAATCGTAAAAAAGCCGCGAACCACGGGTGGGAAACCCGCAACGACCACGACGGCGCCCAACGCTCTCAAGAGGGCCGACACCCTCAAGCCAGCCTCGTCCACGTTGCCCGTCAAGGACGAGGCTGCTGAACCAG acaCCAATGCCCGCGTCGTGTGCTACTACACCAACTGGTCTTCCAAGCGCAAGGCCAAGGGACACTACGAGCCGGAGGACATCGACCCTACGCTGTGCACGCATGTCATCTATGCGTTCGCCAACATCAAGGAGTACAAGATTGTGTCCACCGAGCCAGTGGACGAAGGAGACGGTGGCGCCAAGAAGGGCTTCTGGGAGCGCATCGTGGCCCTCAAGGCCAAGAATCCGCTGCTTAGGGTCATGCTGGCAGTCGGAGGCTGGATGCTGGGATCGGCACCATTCAGGGAGGTCACCGAGAACTCCTACAG GCAATCACTGTTTGTCTTCAACGCCATCGACTTCCTGAGAGAAAAGGGCTTTGACGGACTTGACGTCGACTGGGAGTTCCCCCGCGGCGCTGACGACAAGAAGAGGCTGGCGGGCCTGATCAAG GAGCTGAAGGTAGCCTTTGACGGCGAAGCACTGGCGTCTAAGAAGCCCAGGCTCCTCCTCTCCATGGCTGCACCGGCCAGCTTCGAGGCCATTTCTGCCGGATACGATGTCGAAGAGTTGAACAA GCATGTGGACATGATCAACATGATGACTTACGACTTCCACGGCGACTGGGAACGCCAGGTGGGGCACCACAGCCCACTTTTCCCACTGTACACAGCCAGCAATTTCCAGAAGAAGCTCACAGTG GACTACAGCGCGGGAGAGTGGGTCCGCAAGGGTGCCAGCAAGGAGAAGCTTCTGGTGGGCATCCCCACGTACGGGCGCACCTTCACGCTTGGGGACAACAACCTAACGGACATCGGAGCGCCTTCCACGGCGGGTGGAAAACCCGGCAACTACACGGGCGAGACGGGATTCCTCTCTTTCTTCGAG ATCTGTGACCTGTTGCGTTCTGGAGCCACGCTTGTCTGGGACAACGAGCAGATGGTGCCGTACGCCTACAAGGACGACCAGTGGGTCGGCTTCGACGACCAGAGGAGTCTCAAGCTCAAG GTCCAGTGGCTGAAGCAGGCTGGCTACGGCGGCGTTATGGTGTGGTCTGTCGACCTGGATGACTTCCGGGGATCATGCACTGGGCAGAGCTACCCGCTTCTGACTGCCATCAAGGAAGAGCTCAAGGGTTACAAGGTGGCCAACCTTGAGGTGGCCTCCTCTAATGTCTTCAACTCGTACGGACAGCTCGTCG ATCCCGACGAGGTGGTCTGTGACGAAGAGGACGGCCACATCAGCTACCACCTGGACAAGAAGGACTGCACCATGTACTACATGTGCGAGGGCAAGCGGCGCCACCACATGCCCTGCCCGACCAACCTCGTGTTCAACCTGAACGAGAGTGTCTGCGACTGGCCCGAGAACGTCGATGACTGCAAGCACGTGGCGAAGACGTAG